The following coding sequences are from one Chloroflexota bacterium window:
- a CDS encoding reverse transcriptase-like protein has product MQYRIWTDGACSGNPGIGAWASIIVDEQGDDVRLGQAEDHTTNNLMELRAVERALEFVDTNARVVVYTDSNLVVQWMIGTYERKNAQCAVISNHIDQLIATKGLQVEWVHVPGHGGDERNEQADRFAKSLIRLRKRELAQEMMQRQR; this is encoded by the coding sequence ATGCAGTATCGAATTTGGACGGACGGCGCGTGCTCAGGCAATCCTGGGATTGGGGCTTGGGCATCCATCATCGTGGATGAGCAAGGTGATGATGTGCGCCTCGGTCAAGCAGAAGATCACACGACGAACAATCTGATGGAACTGCGCGCAGTCGAGCGTGCGCTTGAATTCGTGGACACGAATGCGCGCGTCGTCGTTTACACCGACAGCAACCTGGTCGTGCAATGGATGATTGGAACATATGAGCGGAAGAATGCTCAATGTGCGGTGATCTCCAATCACATTGACCAACTGATTGCGACGAAAGGGTTGCAGGTCGAATGGGTACACGTTCCTGGGCATGGTGGAGATGAACGCAACGAACAAGCGGATCGGTTTGCCAAGTCGCTGATTCGACTGCGTAAGCGCGAGCTGGCGCAAGAGATGATGCAGAGGCAACGATGA